The genomic stretch TCAAGTGCGgactctagctgggccactcaaagacttgtcccgaagccactcctgcgtcgtctttttggaaggtgaacctttgccccccagtctgaggtcctgcacgctttggagcaggttttcacagatctctgtacattgctccgttcatcttttcctcaatcttgactagtctctcagtccttgcagctgaaaaacatccccacagcataatacTGCCACCACCACGATTCACCataggggtggtgccaggtttcctccagacgtgacacttggcattcaggccaaggagttcaatcttggcttcatcagaccagagaatcttgtttctcatggtctgagagtcctttagttgccttttggaaaactccaagcgggctgtcatgtgcattttactgaggagtggcttccgtctggccactctaccatataaaggcttgattggtggagtgctgcagagatggtggtccttctggaagtttctcaaATCTCctcagaggagctctgtcagagtgaccatcgggttcttggtcacctccctgaccaaagcagTTCACCCCCGATTACTCAGCTCTAGTAAGTGTCTTTGTGgatccaatcttcttccatttaagaatgatggaggccactgtgttcttggggaccttcaatgctgcagaaattctttggtacccttcgacacaatcctgtctcggagctctacggacaattccttcgacctcatggcttggtttttgctctgactggCACTGTCAACAAGGTATTGAagttgtttttatttgtaataaattggctaaaaaccagtttttgcctggacattatggggtattgtgtagattgctaaattattttttttaaatccattttaaaataaggctataaaataaaatgtgggagaagtcaaggggtctgaatactttccgaaggcactgtacgcaAATAAatgactggtcattggtcagaATAATCCGATTGAAGTAATGTTGTGGGCCAAAATCACCATCCCAACTGAACAAGCTGAAATTGGAGACGCTCTTTTGAAAAAGCTTAAACTGAAAAGACATTATGATAATTATGACAATTTCAGAGTGTTATTTTGACCTCTGTGGAAATATCAGCAATAagtcactcttatccagagcaacttacaggagcaattagagttaagtgccttgctcaaaggcacagacatcacctagtcagctcagggattcaagccagcaacctttcggttactggcccaatgctcttaaccactaggctacctggcctaaTGAAGTATAAATCCATACAAAAAGGTTGGTCCAAGAGAACGAGGGGAAGGTGGGAGCGCTAGGGCATGTTACCTGAAGTCTGTAATGACTCCTGCTGGGGTTTGGGTTGCTGGGGTACGGCTCGCTTCCCTGGACTTCCACCTGGTAACACAAAACATCAGGCTTTAGTTTGGAACAAAACAGAAAGGATGTGAGGCCTCAATCGACCTCAGGCATACATGCATCACCTTAAGGAACTTACACATTTTTTTACTTGGTGGTATCAAAGTGGATAGATGAAAAATGAGTCAACCGTGATCGCTCTCTAAAACAATCTTTTGTTTCATTGTTACGTTATTCAGCAAGGATCATTCATCATGAGTTGTCAGCATATCACCTTCCTAGCGCACATGACTCTCAGCTCTACTCTGAAGCCTGAACCTAAGTGCATGTTGATATTCCATCAATACCAGTCAGTAATCCATGGTTATCACCAATCTGGATCAATATGTAAACCACAAAACTATGATTAACACGTATCTCATGTTTTTCTATGCTATTGTTAATTAATTGATAAAATACCAGTTACAGATTGATCTTTGACAACTAGTAAATATAGTATTTTCCAAATATTTACAGGGGAGTTTCCCTGAGAAATACCCCCAGGTGCAGAGCAGTAACCTTGCCGGAGTAAATAACACACTGTTTTGCACACATAGCCTCAGTCATGCAATGTGAAGTTACTGATGGGAAAGGACACCTCAACAACTCAAGttcaaaaataaaatgttattagaGAGCACCATGTAAGGAAGCATGATTTGTGTTTCAGCAAAATAAGCTTGAAGGAAACATACAAGGTAGAATGTAAATTAGCAACATATTGTTGCCACAGCAGACAGGACTGTCTAATATAACTAGGCCTATGTTTTGATGTAAAGAAAGCCGCATCCGCATCTCAGACCTGACAAACAAGCACTGTAGTCACTATAAAAACAGGGTCAGTAATACAGAACTACAGAGAGTGTACCCCTTTATGACAATATATTATGATATACACAGCTTGGCAATGAATCAGAAACTGTACAAGCCTATAGGGCCGTCAAACTAAAATCTGTACCTCAAAGCCAATTCcactgataccccccccccccattcctccCTTCTAACCAGGGACTGACTTAGATATGGGACACCAGGTTGGGGCAATAAATTACTAggttaaaaaaaaactgtagtaACCCAGACCTTGTAGGATAAGATTTAAATATGCAATCATCCTACTTACACAGCTTTTGATAACATGGCTTTCAATAGATCATCTTCAAAACAAGTTGTTGCACTGCTGTGAGTGGAAGTCATCAACATTAGTAGATTGAGCAAGCATTTGTTACCAACATCAAAGGATTaacattatttgtattttttttattgaacctttatttaactaggcaagtcagttaagaactaaatcttatttacaatataCGGCCAACCCCGGACCAATTGTGCCACGGCgtatgggactaccaatcatggccggatacgatacagcctggaattgaaccaggtactgtagtggcgcctcttgcactgagatgcagttccaTAGACCACTGCCGCACTCGGGAGCCCATGGCCATTTAGACTGAAGGGCCAATGTAAACATGCATTTCATATGTGAATAGAAGCCTTTGTAAAAGACGGAGCATAATAATATTCTAATTATTTTGGGAGTCTAGAGAAGGTCAACAAAATGCATTTTGGTGGGCACAAGGTAGACTGCTGGCATTTAGGTTCAATAATTTTGGTTTAATTGATTCTTGCAAAAACCTTTCTGCTCCCcctttttaaattgtatatatgGGCATAGTGGCCTTACTGGGCTAGAGCACTGGTTTGGTGAGCCAAGCATCTGAAGCATTTCCTAAATAACTTCAGAAACCCTATCTCAAAGAGGGCATAATTTTCAACTGTAAATGCCTATGCAAAAGTAATAAATTCCTAATAACATTTCCAACACAACAAAAATGTGACATTGCTCATTGATTAAATATACCGAATTGGAAATATACATTCAATACCGACTCTATCTACATTTTCTGTTGGAATGGCACATTGTAAGATTAACACATACATAATGATTGATGATCTACATCAACATAACACCCAACAGAATTTTAGCTCTCCAGATGCTCTCagaaccttcacacacacacagcttcccaTGCCCCCACCCCCCAGGCCTATTAATTTCCCCAGGTGGGTGGAGGGTAGGCCGTTACCTTTTtcacacactcctcctcctcctggcgcTTCTCGTAGTGGGAGAAGTCATCGAAGATGGAGGTGGTGTGCTTGTAGCCAGCGATGATCTTCAGCACCTGCCGTGCCTTGTCCAGGGGCACCTCCTGCGTGTCCCGCGAGTTGGTCACTGGCTTGTTCTCATTGTTCTCCAGGCGAATGTGCCGTAGCTGGCTGTTGGGAACGTCCTTAACAAAGATCCAGCGCACATCAAAGCGCCCCTTCCACTTGTCCTGCGACCACACACCGGCGCAGGTGTTGTAGTCCACGGGCGAGCGCATCTCCGCCACGCCGCAGAAGTGGCCACTGCCATTGACGCTGAAGAGCAGGTACAGGGGGCCCTTAGCACCCAGCGAGCGATAGGCGGCGTCCAGCCGCTTATTGCCGTGCTCTGTGCTACACCAGATGTTGTACTTGATGGAGCGGTGGATGTCGTCTTCAGAGTAGCTCTTGATGATGAACACACGTCCCTGCTTGGGGTTCCAGTCAAAGTCCTTGGGGTTGTAGTTGTTGACCAGGCGCAGTTTCTCCAGCACCGGGTGGGGCTCCGAAGGTACCTGCACCCCGCCCACAACAGAGTTCGGGGGAGACTGTCCCACCCCGCCATCCCCAAAGCCATTAGCGCGGTTCCGTGGTGGGACCCAGCGGGTGGGCTGAGTGGTGGGTGGGGGGCCCTGGGAGAGCTGCAGCTGCCCCCCCATGCCCTGCTGCCCGTTCGGGGGGAACTGGTGCTGCCCAAGCTGGGCCAAAGGGGCCACCAACTGCCCgttgctgagctgtagttgtggGGTCCCTCCGGCCATGGTGCCGGGCTGAGGGGAGGCCTGGTTGGGCGGCTGCCCATTGCTGGGGATAGGCGCATGCTGTGGGGTGGACGCTTTAGGCATGTTCCCCTTGTTGTCCCAAGTGCCGATGTCCATGTTGTGTTTGATGGGCGGAGGGGGAAGGTTGGTACCCGCTATGCCCCCTTTGGTTTTCAGCTTGGGCTGAGGCTTGGCAGGCTTGCCAGCAATGTCTGCCCAGGATGCGGGTTTGGCAGGGGCAATGGGGGGCAGTGGCATGCTGGGAGCTCCACCAGACACCTGGCTGTGGCCCAGGGGTCCCCCGGGGAGGCCGGAGCCCACGACCTTGGGCACCCCCATGTCCCCAGCACCCCCTCCAATCTTAAGCCCCGCCAAGCTGTCCAAGCTGTTCATGCCGGGGGCTTTGTTGAGGGGCTCGTTCTGGGTGAAGGGGGACTGTCCGTCGATCATGGCGCCCCCTAGCGAGCTGGGCGCGTAGGCGTAGCTGCTGCTGTAGCCAGAGCTCTGCGTGGACTGTCCCTGAGAGCTGTTGTTGCCCCAGGCCGAGAAATCGATGCCACTGGGGAAGAAGTTAAAGCCGTGCTGGCCCAGGAAGGGATTGCTGCCCAGCGGGCCGGGTTGGCTGAACATGGCGTCGGGCAGGAAGTGGTGCTCCCCGTTGCTCAGCTGTCCATACGAGGCCAGGTAAGGCATGGGGGGGTCGCCGCCGGTGGACCATGCTGCCTCGTTCAGGGAGTACGAGAATCCTATGGAAGGGCTGTAGTAACTTGGCATGTAGGAGTCTGACATGGCCGTATACGCATTGCTCTGGGAAGAGAAGAACACTAGTTAGACTGCTGACTGTATTTCAATCATTACATCCTTTTCTGAATCTCTATCAGCCTCTGTCACCTCCTAGACTAGGACAACTGGCCATTTTCACACCAGTGAACTGCTTTATGAAGAGAAACAGTGGCATTGCTACACAACAAAAGGATGCAGCATTCCTTTGACTGGAGGAATACAGGCTCCATTATTTCCATTGTGGCCCACTTTTCTGGGAAGTGCCCACTCTACTGAGGGGCACCCAATGATGGATGCCAACCGAGGCAGTTACGACAAGATGAACGGCAGTTTAATTATGAATTGGAATTCTAGGAAAGCAAATGGACTACGTAGTAAACCGGGAGAGAAGAGTGCACTAAATGCCCTGGATTGGACACATGATGAATTGCAACAGTATAAAAGTAATTTACTGTAAAGCTATACAGCAAAATATCCCTGTTTTGCATGTTTACCATCGTAATCTATGAGTCAGACAGCTTGTTGATCATCCTGAAAATTTCTATTAAAACGGAGGCGGGTTTAAAATGTTACTTGAACAAATGCTATGAATAAGGCAGCCTAAGCAGGCAAACGTTAGGAGCAGAGTGTGGCCTAGTAAAGCTGATAGAAGTGGTACTCACCTGTCTGGCCTGAGTGTTCAGGTAAGGCTCAAACTCATCATTCAAAGTATCCTTTTGGGTCACAGCTCCGTTTTGCACTGGAAAAGAGTAGGCAGCAATGTAAAACATCTGGATATATCTGTTTGCACGAGGTGGAAATAGTTACAACTAGTCATAGGCCTACATTTGTGGCTGGTGGTGAGTAGGACGACAATAAGAATCAGGAAGTCCTTACATTTAATAATACATCTGTAGTATGGCACAACTTGAGTTCACTGTCACAAATTGCACCAAGCTGTTTTAATGCACTAAAATGGGTAGCATTGGATTGGTTGAGTTGGACAACAGTTGTCTTTCATGCTGGCTAGACCTATAACTACTGTCCCACCTTTAAAACAAGCAACTGTAGGCCATAGGCATCGGGTTGTATCATGTGCTGCGGTATATGTTAGATATAAAATCTAACAAAAAAATACCGTAACTGCAGAACTATTGCTACATGCGAAACGGCCTGTTTATTACAGTGAATCAGTCGCATAAGTATCTTGACAGTCACCAATGGGAATGGAAATAGGCGTTGAGGTGCTGCTGTACTATATTTATATTGTTTCTAGCTGCAATTTTGGACGAACAAACTGAATCGATTGGTATTTAACACCAGTGCTCGGGGGTCATGACATAACTTTAATTTGTGTCCGACGCGTGTCAGTTCGTCCTGACATGAGCAGAATCTGAAAAAAGAATAGCCAAACTGGAAAACAGGCCTGGCTAGTAAACAAAATTGCCTCACAATATTGAACTAAAACGTTTACGCTTAAATGGTTATGGTGGAAATAGCCAAGCTACTGGCACAGTGAGAACAGCATGCTCGAAGACGTGTCATTGGCAGGCAATTCATGCTTATGTTCGCAAAGAATCATTTAAATCGCGTGGTTAGCCAGCTAGCGTTAAGGAAGTACATGGAACAACCGGTTTAGTTTGCGTAAAAAGGTTCCAATTAAGGTAGTCGCTAGCATTTAACCAAAACTCAAGTTAGTCACTAACTAGCTATCGGACTTGAGAAATGTAGAGCGAGCTAGTTTGCAAATGTAGCGTAATCCCAGTCAGGTAGCACAATCTAACTACCAAGCTAGCCAGGCTAACTAGCGAACGTTAAAGCTGGCGCTGACGGATTTCCTCAAAATACAAAATTGTGTATTCGCACAACTGACagtaaatgtaattaaactaaaGGATTAGCTAAGTAGGTACTACCAACGTATCGGAAATTTGTTCACATGTCCAATCAACAATAGAAGCGAAATTGGTACTTTGGTGATACTGGCCTGCTATCTGGCTAGCTAGCGAGCCATCATCACATTTGCCCACGCAGAAGAGGGTTTCCGTACACACCGCACGAAAAAGATCCGCATACAGAGCCAGCAAACTAGTCATGTTACGATGACTTACCTTTGTTTCCTTGGCCTTTCGGTCTCTGGATTGGGTCCAGGTGATTCATGAAGGTTTGATTtatgagaagagaggaagggaaaaaTAAATGAAGAAATGTATATTCACCAGTCAGTCCTTTAGCAGGTGGTCAGGCCTACTTGCACTACAGAGAGTCACTGCCTCTGGAACAAGCTAACGTTATCCTAACTAGCTACGTCTCGATGGAAATTTGGTCTCGTAAATATTCAGAAAGTGACTCTCTTTACCTGTTCAAGAAGGCTGCTGGCTGACATGTCTTTCTCCCTGGAACCTTTTGTATTTTAATTCGTTTTTAATTTAAGAGGGAGGGTATATGAATTGTCTATTTGAGAGTTAGCCAAGtacccctgtctctctacagAGCTTAGAATCTACACAATGGCGGGCTGCAGCTCTCTCAGCGCTGAGCGACATCTCAACATGGCTGAGAGGCCGGGTTTTTCGATAGCGTTTATTTATGACGGAAATGCGCCCCTTAACGGCATGGAGGAACTATATTATGCAGGTAGGCTTTTAAATAGGCAATTGGAAATATTGTTataatacagtcgtggccaaaagttttgagaatgacacaaacatacattttcacaaagtttgctgcttcagtgtcttttgatatttttgtcagatgctactatggaatactgaagtacaattacaagcatttcataagtgttaaaggcttttattgacaaatacatgaagttgatgcaaagagtcaatatttgcagtgttgacccttctttttcaagacctctgcaatccgccctggcatgctatcaattaacttctggcagcccattcttgcataatcaatgcttggagtttgtcagaatttgtgggtttttgtttgtccacccgcctcttgaggattgaccacaagttctcaatgggattaaggtctggggagtttcctggccatggaaccaaaatatcgatgttttgttccccgagccacttagttatcacttttgccttatggcaaggtggtccatcatgctggaaaaggcattgttcatcaccaaactgttcctggatggttgggagaagttgctctcagaggatgtgttagtgcgattctttattcatggctatattcttaggcaaaattgtgagtgagcccactcccttggctgagaagcaacccaacacatgaatggtctcaggatgctttactgttggcatgacacaggactgatgatagcgctcaccttgtcttctccagacaagcttttttccggatgccccaaacaattggaaaggtgattcatcagagaaaatgactttaccccagtccaatccctgtaccttttgcagaatattagtctgtccctgatgtttttcctggagagaagtggcttcgttgctgcccttcttgacacttCTTGGCCATCCTCCAAaggtcttcgcctcactgtgcgtgcagatgcactcacacctgctgcaattcctgagcaagctctgtactggtggtgccacgaccccgcagctgaatcaactttaggagacggtcctggcgcttgctggacttgggcaccctgaagccttcttcacaacaattgaaccgctcttctttaagttcttgatgatccgataaatggttgatttaggtgcaatcttactggcagcaatatccttgcctgtgaagcccttttttgtgcaacacaatgatgacggcacgtgtttccttgcaggtaaccatggttgacagaggaagaacaattat from Oncorhynchus clarkii lewisi isolate Uvic-CL-2024 chromosome 25, UVic_Ocla_1.0, whole genome shotgun sequence encodes the following:
- the LOC139383357 gene encoding YTH domain-containing family protein 2 translates to MSASSLLEQRPKGQGNKVQNGAVTQKDTLNDEFEPYLNTQARQSNAYTAMSDSYMPSYYSPSIGFSYSLNEAAWSTGGDPPMPYLASYGQLSNGEHHFLPDAMFSQPGPLGSNPFLGQHGFNFFPSGIDFSAWGNNSSQGQSTQSSGYSSSYAYAPSSLGGAMIDGQSPFTQNEPLNKAPGMNSLDSLAGLKIGGGAGDMGVPKVVGSGLPGGPLGHSQVSGGAPSMPLPPIAPAKPASWADIAGKPAKPQPKLKTKGGIAGTNLPPPPIKHNMDIGTWDNKGNMPKASTPQHAPIPSNGQPPNQASPQPGTMAGGTPQLQLSNGQLVAPLAQLGQHQFPPNGQQGMGGQLQLSQGPPPTTQPTRWVPPRNRANGFGDGGVGQSPPNSVVGGVQVPSEPHPVLEKLRLVNNYNPKDFDWNPKQGRVFIIKSYSEDDIHRSIKYNIWCSTEHGNKRLDAAYRSLGAKGPLYLLFSVNGSGHFCGVAEMRSPVDYNTCAGVWSQDKWKGRFDVRWIFVKDVPNSQLRHIRLENNENKPVTNSRDTQEVPLDKARQVLKIIAGYKHTTSIFDDFSHYEKRQEEEECVKKVEVQGSEPYPSNPNPSRSHYRLQERQGRVK